The following are from one region of the Cytobacillus firmus genome:
- a CDS encoding YpjP family protein yields the protein MPNWLRKSFVVLVTILTFGLVTPSQAFLYENTSQLKASRASDVENSDNSAELAEEEDSRFDKDDFVRQMLTEAEAQSYEKFGAKIGPVIEDEFNEIILPEIEKAIQEVAVQFPEESLAQLKVTETPGGGLSEKIFHITNSMTDEDVIRFHVRRDHPPQQGYWFNFHYHTHHDHFQTHHELGSIYWNKNTPPKWMS from the coding sequence ATGCCGAATTGGCTGAGGAAATCCTTTGTTGTGCTTGTTACCATTTTAACGTTTGGCCTCGTCACACCTTCTCAGGCATTTCTTTATGAAAATACAAGTCAGTTAAAGGCCTCAAGAGCTTCTGATGTTGAAAACTCAGATAATAGCGCAGAACTTGCTGAAGAGGAAGATAGCAGGTTTGATAAAGATGACTTTGTCAGGCAAATGCTAACAGAAGCTGAGGCACAATCGTATGAGAAATTTGGCGCAAAGATAGGTCCTGTTATTGAAGATGAGTTTAATGAGATTATCCTTCCGGAAATTGAGAAAGCCATCCAGGAGGTGGCCGTGCAATTTCCCGAGGAAAGCCTTGCACAGTTAAAAGTTACAGAAACCCCGGGGGGCGGATTATCGGAAAAAATCTTCCATATCACCAATAGCATGACCGATGAAGATGTGATTCGTTTTCATGTGCGAAGGGACCACCCTCCACAGCAGGGGTACTGGTTTAATTTTCACTACCACACACACCATGATCATTTTCAGACCCACCATGAATTAGGGTCAATTTACTGGAACAAAAACACTCCTCCCAAATGGATGAGTTAA
- a CDS encoding conserved virulence factor C family protein: MKIKAIEPTPSPNTMKVILDEELPMGKANNYKKDKNEGAPKIILDILEIEGIKGVYHVADFLAVERNAKYDWKELLPQVRSAFGEDVENDGSEENSIDEHFGEVQVLVQMYKGIPMQVKLTDGTEEKRFGLPENFINAVAKAQDPADNVVMVRKWKEFGVRYGDFDQVGHDIVEELMAAFPEGRLQTLVIMAKSPDKAEDKHVRSLLKLSVEDLDSPDWRERYQKLEQMDNPELEDLPVLEKALNDEKASIRRLATVYLGMIEDKKVLPLLYRALKDKTVTVRRTAGDCLSDLGFAEAMDAMKEALQDDSKLVRWRAAMFLYEVGDESALPALKAAEDDPEFEVSLQIKLAIERIEQGEEAKGSVWKQMTESRNKGEK, translated from the coding sequence TTGAAAATAAAAGCAATCGAACCAACACCGAGTCCGAATACAATGAAGGTTATTCTTGATGAAGAGCTTCCAATGGGGAAAGCCAATAATTATAAAAAAGATAAAAATGAAGGAGCTCCCAAGATCATCCTTGATATTCTTGAGATCGAAGGCATAAAAGGAGTTTACCATGTTGCTGATTTCCTGGCAGTAGAAAGAAATGCTAAATATGACTGGAAAGAGCTGCTTCCTCAAGTTCGGTCTGCTTTTGGCGAAGACGTGGAAAATGACGGCTCTGAAGAAAACAGCATTGATGAACATTTTGGTGAAGTGCAAGTATTAGTCCAAATGTACAAAGGAATTCCCATGCAGGTGAAGCTGACTGACGGCACGGAAGAAAAGCGCTTCGGACTTCCTGAAAACTTCATTAATGCTGTTGCAAAAGCTCAGGATCCTGCTGATAATGTTGTGATGGTCCGCAAGTGGAAGGAATTTGGGGTCCGCTACGGAGACTTTGACCAAGTTGGCCATGATATTGTAGAGGAACTAATGGCTGCCTTTCCGGAGGGAAGACTCCAGACTCTTGTGATAATGGCTAAAAGCCCGGATAAAGCGGAGGATAAGCATGTGCGTTCTCTTCTGAAACTTTCAGTCGAAGATCTGGATTCCCCGGATTGGCGGGAGCGCTATCAAAAACTCGAACAGATGGATAATCCAGAACTGGAGGACCTGCCTGTTCTTGAAAAAGCTCTCAATGACGAGAAGGCTTCAATCAGGAGACTTGCGACAGTTTATCTTGGGATGATTGAGGATAAAAAGGTCCTGCCGCTTCTGTACAGAGCATTGAAGGATAAAACCGTCACTGTAAGGCGTACAGCCGGAGACTGTTTATCAGACTTAGGGTTTGCAGAAGCAATGGACGCCATGAAGGAAGCTCTGCAGGATGACAGTAAGCTTGTACGCTGGCGTGCGGCCATGTTCCTTTACGAAGTGGGAGATGAAAGTGCGCTGCCTGCTCTAAAGGCTGCAGAAGACGACCCGGAATTCGAAGTCAGCCTGCAGATTAAACTGGCTATTGAGAGAATTGAGCAGGGAGAAGAAGCAAAGGGTTCAGTTTGGAAACAAATGACCGAATCCCGGAACAAAGGTGAGAAATAA
- a CDS encoding LL-diaminopimelate aminotransferase — protein sequence MEFPISKRMASFKESVFTELAQIKNSKISDGLSVIDLSIGSPDMPPPAFVMEELAKGACDPELYGYSLTGTNEFHTAVSCFYKRNFAVDLDPSSEVLLLMGSQDGLVHLPMILCDPGDYILVPDPGYTAYAAGAAMAGAEMYGMPLKKENRFLPDFNEIPEEILVNTKLMILNFPGNPVPAMATEELFLQAIRLAKKYGFAVLHDFAYSELYYEKKPLSFLSVKGAADVGIEMNSLSKSFNMAGCRVAYAAGNQQLIAQLANFKSNLDYGVFLPVQAAAVKALNDQSGFLQDLRETYRNRRDVFIKDLETIGWNISRPEGSMFLWSEVPSGYSSSKDFAIDLINRAGVVVTPGSAFGTWGEGYVRIALVQPEDVLRQAALKIEGSGIFKKILA from the coding sequence ATGGAATTTCCTATTTCAAAAAGAATGGCTTCTTTTAAAGAGAGCGTGTTTACGGAATTGGCCCAAATTAAGAATTCGAAAATTTCAGACGGGCTTTCGGTGATTGATTTGAGCATTGGCAGTCCTGATATGCCCCCTCCCGCTTTTGTTATGGAGGAATTGGCAAAAGGAGCCTGTGATCCGGAACTATACGGGTACTCATTAACAGGTACAAATGAATTTCATACCGCAGTCAGCTGCTTTTATAAACGAAATTTCGCAGTGGATCTCGATCCTTCTTCAGAGGTGCTGCTTTTAATGGGATCCCAGGATGGGCTGGTACATTTGCCGATGATTCTATGTGATCCGGGAGATTATATCCTTGTTCCTGACCCCGGTTACACTGCCTATGCTGCAGGTGCTGCAATGGCTGGTGCAGAAATGTACGGGATGCCTTTAAAAAAGGAGAACAGATTCCTTCCTGATTTTAATGAAATTCCTGAAGAAATCCTTGTAAACACAAAATTAATGATTTTAAACTTCCCAGGTAATCCCGTACCGGCGATGGCAACAGAGGAACTTTTTCTTCAAGCAATCCGGCTTGCAAAGAAATACGGTTTTGCTGTATTGCATGATTTTGCTTATTCGGAACTTTATTATGAAAAGAAACCTCTAAGTTTTTTGTCTGTTAAAGGGGCTGCTGATGTAGGGATTGAAATGAATTCACTATCAAAAAGCTTTAATATGGCTGGCTGCAGGGTGGCATATGCCGCAGGTAATCAGCAGCTTATTGCGCAGCTGGCCAACTTCAAATCCAATTTGGATTATGGAGTATTCCTGCCCGTACAGGCAGCTGCGGTGAAAGCATTGAATGATCAGTCTGGTTTTTTGCAGGACTTGAGAGAGACTTATAGAAATAGAAGAGATGTATTTATAAAAGATCTTGAAACGATCGGGTGGAATATCAGCAGGCCTGAGGGGTCAATGTTCTTGTGGTCCGAGGTCCCATCCGGGTACAGCAGCTCCAAGGATTTTGCGATTGACTTAATTAACCGGGCCGGTGTAGTCGTAACTCCTGGAAGTGCATTTGGTACATGGGGTGAGGGATACGTTCGGATTGCTCTTGTACAGCCCGAAGATGTGTTAAGGCAAGCTGCCCTTAAAATTGAAGGCAGCGGCATATTTAAAAAAATCCTTGCTTAG
- a CDS encoding TerC family protein gives MEILESILHTYSQFFNWEMWVEALSKPESWALIGTLVILEGLLSADNALVLAVMVKHLPEKQRKKALFYGLLGAYFFRFIAIGIGVFLIEFWYIKVLGAAYLAWLAIKYFIDKRQAEEEGDEHAIEGINQRGLLIRLFGTFWGTVIAVELMDIAFSIDSILAALGVSQEIWVLLIGGMLGIIMMRGVAGVFLKLIDRVPELETSSYILILLIAAKMIASAAGIHIDHIYFFIVLVIVFAITFIVHARNAKKEAADQGSN, from the coding sequence ATGGAAATATTAGAATCTATTTTGCATACATATTCCCAGTTCTTTAACTGGGAAATGTGGGTTGAAGCTTTATCAAAGCCGGAAAGCTGGGCATTGATAGGTACACTTGTAATTCTGGAAGGCCTATTGTCTGCTGATAATGCGCTTGTTCTGGCTGTAATGGTAAAGCATCTTCCGGAAAAGCAGCGGAAGAAAGCTCTTTTTTACGGTCTTTTAGGTGCTTACTTCTTCAGATTTATTGCAATCGGCATCGGTGTATTTTTAATTGAATTCTGGTATATCAAGGTCTTAGGTGCTGCCTACCTGGCCTGGCTTGCCATTAAGTACTTTATTGATAAGAGGCAAGCAGAAGAGGAAGGTGATGAACACGCAATAGAAGGCATCAATCAAAGAGGATTATTAATCCGCCTTTTCGGTACTTTCTGGGGAACAGTCATTGCAGTTGAATTAATGGATATTGCATTCTCCATCGATAGTATACTTGCTGCGCTGGGAGTCAGCCAGGAAATCTGGGTGCTGTTAATAGGCGGTATGCTTGGTATTATCATGATGCGTGGTGTAGCTGGCGTATTTTTGAAGCTGATCGACAGGGTACCTGAGCTTGAAACCAGCTCTTATATTCTGATCCTTCTTATTGCTGCAAAGATGATTGCGAGTGCGGCTGGAATTCACATTGACCATATTTACTTCTTTATCGTATTAGTTATCGTGTTTGCTATTACTTTTATTGTACATGCAAGAAATGCAAAAAAAGAAGCAGCAGATCAGGGATCAAACTAA
- a CDS encoding class I SAM-dependent methyltransferase, with protein sequence MIITTSGRTNEVMKEKARNIAEQLGAEYIDRNKRSVKAIQKQVPEDCIVVGKERLELYPIGENQPFFFHPSSAMFRVKRLLKGENDPFIEAAGLKEGSSILDCTLGLASDSITASYAVGSKGKVTGLEGNKYLSFLVANGLKQWDSGLEIMNQAMGRINVEASMALPYLKKLPADSYDIVYFDPMFEEEIFESEGIKALRNFAVYEDLSEEVIFHAKRAARQRVILKDHFRSSRFAQYGFKVIERKSSKFHFGIIEK encoded by the coding sequence ATGATTATTACAACTTCGGGACGCACCAATGAAGTGATGAAAGAAAAAGCAAGAAACATAGCAGAACAATTAGGAGCAGAATACATCGACAGGAATAAAAGGTCTGTTAAAGCAATTCAAAAACAAGTTCCTGAAGACTGTATAGTAGTTGGAAAAGAGCGGCTGGAACTTTATCCGATTGGCGAAAACCAGCCGTTCTTCTTTCATCCCAGTTCAGCAATGTTCAGAGTGAAGCGCCTTCTAAAAGGAGAAAATGATCCTTTTATTGAGGCTGCCGGCCTTAAAGAAGGCAGCAGTATTCTTGATTGTACCCTGGGACTGGCCTCTGACAGCATCACAGCCAGTTATGCTGTGGGGAGTAAAGGTAAAGTCACGGGGCTTGAAGGAAATAAATACCTTTCCTTTCTGGTGGCGAATGGTCTTAAGCAATGGGACTCCGGGCTTGAGATTATGAATCAGGCTATGGGAAGAATAAATGTGGAAGCCTCAATGGCCCTTCCTTATTTAAAAAAACTGCCCGCTGACAGTTATGATATTGTCTATTTTGATCCTATGTTTGAAGAAGAAATCTTTGAATCAGAAGGGATTAAAGCTTTAAGGAACTTTGCTGTCTATGAGGATCTGTCAGAAGAAGTTATATTTCATGCAAAACGGGCAGCGAGGCAGAGGGTGATCCTGAAAGACCACTTTAGAAGTTCCAGGTTTGCTCAATATGGCTTCAAAGTAATTGAAAGAAAGTCATCGAAATTTCATTTTGGCATTATTGAAAAATAA
- the ilvD gene encoding dihydroxy-acid dehydratase, translating to MRSDMIKKGTDRAPHRSLLRAAGVKEEDFGKPFIAVCNSYIDIVPGHVHLQEFGKIVKEAIREAGGVPFEFNTIGVDDGIAMGHIGMRYSLPSREIIADSLETVVSAHWFDGMVCIPNCDKITPGMMMGALRVNIPTLFVSGGPMKAGVDSSGKPLSLSSVFEGVGAFESGQIDEQKLLEIEQVACPTCGSCSGMFTANSMNCLAEGLGLALPGNGTILAVSEERKEFVKRSAKQLMELIKQDIKPRDIVTIDAIDNAFALDMAMGGSTNTVLHTLALAHEAEIEYPIERINEIANRVPHLAKIAPASDYHIEDVHNAGGVSAIINELLKKPDALNGDCLTVTGKPLRENVAGSEIQDKNVIRTLENPHSERGGLAVLFGNLAPEGSIIKVGAVDESVGGYHRGPAICFDSQEDALSGIITGKVQEGHVVVIRYEGPKGGPGMPEMLAPTSQIVGRGLGAKVGLITDGRFSGASRGISIGHISPEAAEGGPIAFVENGDIIELDLNNRTINLEISDEEFEKRKANWKGFEPKVKKGYLARYSKLVTNASTGGVMKI from the coding sequence ATGAGAAGTGATATGATCAAAAAAGGCACAGACCGGGCTCCGCATCGCAGCCTGCTGCGTGCTGCCGGAGTAAAAGAAGAAGATTTCGGAAAACCATTTATTGCTGTGTGCAATTCCTATATTGATATCGTTCCTGGACATGTGCATTTGCAGGAATTCGGTAAAATTGTTAAAGAAGCAATCCGTGAAGCAGGCGGCGTTCCATTTGAATTTAATACCATTGGTGTGGATGATGGAATTGCGATGGGCCATATCGGCATGCGCTATTCTCTGCCAAGCCGTGAAATCATTGCAGACTCACTTGAAACAGTGGTTTCTGCCCACTGGTTTGATGGAATGGTATGTATCCCGAACTGCGATAAAATCACACCCGGAATGATGATGGGGGCATTAAGGGTTAATATTCCAACCCTTTTTGTCAGCGGCGGCCCGATGAAAGCCGGCGTTGATTCAAGCGGAAAGCCATTATCCTTAAGCTCGGTCTTTGAGGGTGTGGGTGCCTTCGAATCCGGCCAAATCGACGAACAAAAGCTCCTGGAAATCGAGCAGGTAGCATGTCCGACCTGCGGTTCCTGTTCAGGAATGTTCACTGCGAATTCCATGAACTGTCTTGCAGAAGGACTGGGACTTGCACTTCCTGGAAATGGCACGATTCTGGCTGTATCAGAAGAAAGAAAAGAATTTGTTAAACGTTCAGCCAAGCAGCTGATGGAATTAATCAAGCAAGACATCAAACCGCGCGATATTGTTACCATCGATGCGATTGACAATGCATTTGCCCTGGATATGGCAATGGGCGGGTCAACGAATACAGTTCTTCACACCTTGGCGCTTGCCCACGAAGCTGAAATTGAATATCCGATTGAACGAATCAATGAGATTGCCAACCGGGTTCCGCATTTAGCCAAGATCGCTCCTGCATCAGATTATCATATTGAAGATGTTCATAATGCGGGTGGGGTGAGTGCAATTATCAATGAATTGCTTAAAAAGCCGGACGCCTTGAATGGTGACTGTCTGACCGTTACCGGAAAGCCGCTAAGGGAGAATGTAGCCGGCAGTGAGATTCAGGATAAAAATGTAATCCGGACGCTGGAGAATCCGCACTCTGAGCGCGGAGGGCTGGCGGTTTTATTTGGGAATCTAGCTCCTGAGGGATCCATTATAAAAGTAGGTGCAGTAGATGAGTCAGTTGGCGGATATCATAGAGGACCAGCCATCTGCTTTGATTCGCAGGAAGATGCACTATCTGGAATCATTACTGGCAAGGTGCAGGAAGGCCATGTTGTGGTCATTCGTTATGAGGGCCCTAAAGGTGGCCCTGGAATGCCGGAGATGCTTGCACCGACTTCACAGATTGTCGGCCGTGGTCTAGGTGCAAAAGTCGGCCTGATTACAGATGGCCGTTTCTCGGGTGCTTCACGCGGCATCAGCATTGGGCACATCTCACCGGAGGCTGCTGAAGGCGGACCTATTGCATTTGTAGAAAATGGAGACATCATCGAACTGGATTTGAATAATCGTACAATTAATCTGGAAATCTCAGATGAAGAATTTGAAAAACGCAAAGCCAATTGGAAAGGCTTCGAGCCAAAGGTCAAAAAAGGCTATCTTGCCCGTTATTCGAAGCTTGTGACCAATGCCAGCACAGGCGGCGTTATGAAAATTTAA
- a CDS encoding TerD family protein, whose amino-acid sequence MAVSLSKGQKVDLTKTNPGMSKVVVGLGWDTNKYDGGNDFDLDSSVFLLGDTGKVTSESDFVFYNNTSGANGSVVHTGDNRTGEGDGDDEQVKINLANVPANIQRITFTITIHDGEARNQNFGQVSNAYARILNEDTGEELIRYDLGEDFSIETALVVGELYRHNGEWKFSAIGSGYQGGLAALAKDFGLQVG is encoded by the coding sequence ATGGCAGTAAGCTTATCAAAAGGACAAAAAGTGGACTTAACAAAAACTAATCCAGGAATGAGTAAGGTAGTAGTTGGACTTGGATGGGATACGAACAAATATGATGGTGGAAACGACTTTGATTTGGATTCTTCCGTATTCCTGCTTGGAGATACTGGAAAAGTAACTTCTGAAAGCGACTTTGTTTTCTATAACAATACTTCAGGTGCTAATGGTTCTGTTGTACATACTGGAGATAACCGTACAGGTGAAGGGGATGGCGATGATGAGCAGGTGAAGATTAACCTGGCTAATGTGCCGGCTAACATCCAGCGCATTACATTCACAATCACCATCCATGACGGGGAAGCCCGCAACCAGAACTTTGGACAGGTATCAAATGCCTATGCAAGAATTCTGAATGAGGATACAGGTGAAGAATTGATCCGCTATGACCTGGGTGAAGACTTCTCAATTGAAACTGCACTTGTAGTTGGAGAATTGTACAGACATAACGGAGAATGGAAATTCAGTGCAATCGGAAGCGGATATCAGGGCGGACTGGCTGCACTGGCAAAAGATTTTGGTTTACAGGTAGGATAA
- a CDS encoding HpcH/HpaI aldolase/citrate lyase family protein produces the protein MRLFSDLPGEKINKMFYKKPGYFNKRSDRELLSYALGATLYMPATRPNIHQDLLSKKHAGLSSMVICLEDAIGDDEVEMAENLLCLELENLSSDLVKGLCEEEDLPLIFVRIRSYDQLMRLKSRIPNGLHLLTGFVLPKFSPAEGCRILTEIKELNSHGYCLYAMPILETKEIIQKETRLEELIGIKKVLDKFFELILNVRIGATDFSGLYGIRRNSDTTVYDIAVIRDCISDIINIFLRADQPYVISGPVWEYFSSKERLLKPQIRQTPFMERLGQDGLKMRTDLIDRHIDGLIREIAMDISNGLTGKTIIHPTHIRPVQALNTVTLEEYLDAQSIAGQAGGKIGVMKSDYQNKMNEIKPHLYWAKKILLKSEVYGVLQDEITYIDLLKNETFNSDTQLINR, from the coding sequence ATGAGACTATTTTCCGATCTTCCGGGTGAAAAAATAAATAAGATGTTTTATAAAAAGCCTGGCTATTTTAATAAAAGGTCTGACAGGGAGCTATTATCATATGCTCTTGGGGCAACTTTATATATGCCGGCGACAAGGCCTAATATTCACCAGGATTTGCTGTCAAAAAAGCATGCAGGCCTTTCATCTATGGTCATTTGCCTTGAAGATGCAATTGGCGATGATGAAGTCGAAATGGCAGAAAATCTGCTTTGTTTGGAATTGGAAAATTTGAGCTCGGACCTTGTGAAGGGTCTATGTGAAGAAGAAGATCTACCTTTGATCTTCGTGCGAATCAGAAGCTACGATCAGCTTATGAGACTCAAGAGCAGAATACCGAATGGACTGCATCTTCTGACTGGTTTTGTCCTGCCTAAGTTTTCACCCGCTGAAGGATGCCGAATTTTAACAGAAATTAAAGAGCTTAATTCTCATGGCTATTGTTTATATGCCATGCCAATTCTGGAAACGAAAGAAATTATTCAAAAAGAAACAAGGCTTGAAGAGTTAATCGGTATTAAGAAAGTGCTGGACAAATTTTTTGAGCTGATTTTAAATGTGAGAATTGGAGCCACGGATTTTAGCGGACTCTACGGAATACGAAGAAATTCTGATACGACAGTTTACGATATTGCTGTAATTAGAGATTGCATATCAGATATTATTAATATTTTCTTGCGTGCGGATCAGCCTTATGTCATTTCAGGTCCGGTCTGGGAATATTTTTCCTCAAAAGAGCGTCTTCTAAAACCTCAAATCAGGCAAACACCATTCATGGAACGTCTTGGACAGGATGGACTGAAAATGAGAACGGACTTAATTGATCGGCATATAGATGGTTTAATAAGAGAAATCGCAATGGATATTTCAAATGGCTTAACAGGGAAAACTATTATTCATCCAACCCATATCAGGCCTGTACAGGCATTGAATACGGTAACACTTGAAGAGTACCTGGATGCACAAAGCATCGCCGGTCAGGCCGGAGGAAAAATAGGGGTTATGAAAAGCGATTATCAAAACAAAATGAATGAAATAAAACCTCATTTATATTGGGCTAAAAAAATATTATTAAAATCAGAAGTATACGGGGTGCTGCAGGATGAGATCACATACATTGACCTACTCAAAAACGAAACATTCAATTCAGATACTCAACTCATTAACCGTTGA
- a CDS encoding BrxA/BrxB family bacilliredoxin, producing MSMAYEEYMKQMVKPMREELVQAGFKELTASEDVEQFMEELEGTALVVVNSVCGCAAGLARPAATQAVLRSEKKPDHLVTVFAGQDKEATAKMREYFDGYEPSSPSMALLKGKEVVHFIHRHDIEDHSMEAIMENLLAAFEANC from the coding sequence ATGTCAATGGCATATGAAGAATATATGAAACAAATGGTAAAGCCGATGCGTGAGGAACTTGTACAGGCAGGCTTTAAAGAGCTTACGGCTTCAGAAGATGTAGAGCAATTCATGGAAGAGCTTGAAGGAACAGCTCTTGTTGTCGTGAATTCAGTTTGCGGCTGTGCGGCTGGTCTTGCCCGCCCTGCAGCAACACAGGCTGTTTTAAGAAGTGAAAAGAAACCTGATCACCTGGTGACGGTTTTTGCCGGACAGGACAAAGAAGCAACAGCTAAAATGCGCGAGTACTTTGATGGATATGAGCCTTCATCACCTTCTATGGCTCTTTTAAAAGGGAAGGAAGTTGTGCACTTCATTCACCGCCATGATATCGAAGACCACTCTATGGAAGCAATTATGGAGAACCTTCTTGCAGCTTTTGAGGCGAATTGCTGA
- a CDS encoding phosphoribosyltransferase family protein — protein sequence MRSHTLTYSKTKHSIQILNSLTVDIHITENPYELLPEDLFVMAARINKKRSFLFVSKVLGKHIPIDPKIGLLTGELLASRYMEKVKKADTGKAADLLAAFKNSPGFINSSPFIDENHNPVIIGFAETATALGHAFFQSFKRADYFHTTREQLADQNSVITFEEEHSHATSHRCYTDSALLDNKREIILVDDEMTTGKTAINIIRSIHERFPRKMYTVVSILDWRSQKDQILFDDLEKELGIIINNVSLLKGEIDVKGTPEVHKGLSADEPSGNTAQITYIHINKEFPGLLSRTNEPSVTLNGEIRHIPYLKDSGRFGLDAKRQAGLSVSLAEIGQSLSRKRDGRNTLCLGTGEFMYIPMKVASLMGEGVKFHSTTRSPIYVRNDKDYGAQYGISFQNPEDPEMAQFVYNIPDGCYEEVFLFFEREPEKDSLMPFINQLKKYIKNVKVVYFNGGEKNE from the coding sequence ATGAGATCACATACATTGACCTACTCAAAAACGAAACATTCAATTCAGATACTCAACTCATTAACCGTTGATATTCATATAACCGAGAACCCGTATGAGCTGCTCCCTGAAGATTTGTTTGTCATGGCAGCAAGAATAAATAAGAAAAGATCTTTCTTATTTGTCAGCAAAGTACTCGGGAAACATATACCGATAGACCCGAAGATCGGACTTCTGACAGGAGAATTGCTCGCCAGCCGTTATATGGAGAAGGTGAAGAAGGCGGATACCGGAAAAGCCGCAGACCTTTTGGCCGCTTTTAAAAACAGTCCAGGCTTCATAAACAGCAGTCCTTTTATTGATGAAAACCATAACCCGGTTATAATTGGATTTGCCGAAACGGCGACTGCACTGGGACATGCTTTCTTTCAATCATTTAAACGTGCAGATTACTTTCATACTACAAGAGAGCAGCTGGCTGATCAGAATTCAGTCATAACATTTGAAGAAGAACATTCTCATGCTACTTCACACAGATGCTATACCGATTCAGCTCTTTTGGATAATAAGAGGGAAATCATTCTTGTCGATGATGAAATGACTACTGGAAAAACAGCCATTAATATTATCCGCTCTATTCATGAAAGGTTTCCCAGAAAGATGTATACAGTGGTATCCATCCTGGATTGGCGCTCCCAAAAAGATCAGATACTCTTCGATGATCTGGAAAAAGAGCTGGGCATTATTATTAACAATGTGTCACTTCTAAAAGGGGAGATCGATGTTAAAGGAACTCCTGAAGTGCATAAAGGTCTGTCAGCGGACGAACCATCAGGAAACACTGCGCAGATTACCTATATCCATATAAATAAAGAATTTCCTGGATTATTAAGCCGGACCAATGAACCATCGGTTACTCTAAATGGTGAAATCAGACATATTCCCTATTTAAAAGATTCGGGCCGATTCGGGCTGGATGCAAAACGCCAGGCTGGATTAAGTGTGTCATTAGCTGAGATCGGCCAATCCCTATCCCGAAAACGGGATGGAAGAAATACATTATGTCTTGGAACCGGGGAGTTCATGTATATCCCTATGAAGGTTGCCTCCTTAATGGGGGAAGGCGTAAAGTTCCACTCAACAACACGGAGTCCCATCTATGTAAGAAATGATAAAGACTATGGAGCGCAATACGGCATTTCCTTTCAAAATCCTGAAGACCCTGAAATGGCACAATTTGTTTATAACATTCCAGACGGCTGTTATGAAGAAGTGTTCCTGTTTTTTGAAAGAGAACCGGAAAAAGATTCCCTTATGCCGTTTATCAATCAATTAAAAAAATATATTAAAAATGTAAAAGTAGTCTACTTTAACGGAGGTGAAAAAAATGAATAA